ggtgcagcAGCCGCAGCAAGAAGGCGCTTGGGGGGTgcagtgggggaaggagacaGGGCAGAGCCTGGGTTGTGAGCTCTCCCCACAAGCCTAAGATCACAGGACGCCTGCGTCCCGACGGATGAGCAGTCACACACGGGGACCCACGCCCCTCCCCCGCGACACACACCAGGGACCCTCACGGTGCTGCCTGCTCACGGAGCTGAGCACACGGGCCCTCCCCGCCAGGCCCCTGGGAGAGCCGCAGGCACCAGCTCCTGGGGGGCCAGGAAGCCTGGGGGGCAGGGTTCTAAGGCAGAGACAGGGTCTTAAGTCCCTAAGTGTTAAGGGGACGACTGGTACTgacccctgccccgccccgccctgcccacCAGAGGACAAAAACTGGAGCCGCCCCAAGGCAACCCACGCCTCCTCAGGCACAGGCTGCGGTGTCCCCCCCCTGGGTGGGGATGTGGGTCGGGGCCAGGGGCCAGCACCCTCCGGGCCCAGGCGGTGTCAGACCTTCCACCAGTGGCAGCTTAGGCCGAGCCCCTACACACCCTATGCTCGAGGGCAGGCTCCCGGGCACGGGCGGGTCTCCGGGTTCCCCTAATCCACCTGGAAAAACCAGGTGGCCTCCCTGTTCCTGAAGGGCGTCCGAGGGCGGacagagggcaggcaggggagtCTCCCCACCCAGCCGCCGCCCCGGCCAGGGCCCGCCTGCCCCCACAGCCCATGGCAGGAGAGGGgcgctggggaaggggaggggagggccctgTGGGAGGTGAGCCCTGGCGCCTGAGCTGGGAACCGTGGGCAGCTGCGAAGCGCCGGCCTGGGCGAGGGGCTGGCCTGGGGCCCCGGCGGCTCTCAGCCCTGCCCCCGCCGAAGCCCCTGCAGTCCTCTGCTCCCAGAATGCCGCCTGGACTGCAAGCCCGGCGCCCCagcaaggagggagcctgatagggTCCGGAGTCAGAGGCACGAGGTGACACTCCATGGTCCGTTGCCGGCCGGGACAATGGACAGAGGGGCCGTGGGTGCCCCCAGGACTCCAGAAAGACGAGGAAACGGaccctcccctggagcctccagaaggaaccagccctgtgATGCTGCGAGCCTGGCCCAGGAGGCCCGGCTGGTCTCCCGACTTCCGGCctgagttggggagggggtgctgccCCAGCCCCCAAGACCCCGAAGCAGCCAGCCAGCGGCACCCGCATCTCCTGGAGGCTGCGTCTGCGGGCCTGTCTCGCTCACGGGTCCTCAGCCGTCCCGGCCAAGCCGGTGCTCGGCTCTGCGGGGCTGCTTCCCCACGCGTCTCTGCCAGGCACTGGCTCTCCTGCTGCGGACAGCCGCCTTCACTCAGGGACCCCTGTTCGAGCCTGGGAACCTCTCTTCCCCGTCCAACACGGAGGGGGCCTTCCCACCTACCGAGGGCAGAGCAGCCTTTGCGGATGTGCCCCTGCACACTCCCCTCCCCGAAAGCCGGGGAACCGGACCCTGAAGCTCGGAGCGGGCAGGCGGCAGGAGCCCAGACTGGAGGGTCCTTTCAGCACATCTGGACCCCATCCACCCCTGTTCACGGGGGGCCTGCCTGCGCcacggggcagggggcagggcacagccccgtcccctccagccccagcccttcTTGGACGGCTCCCTGCCCCGAGCCCAGGTTCAGCGCCTCCTGGGGGTGCAGTTCCCGAGGGCGTCCCCCCCCCGTCTGTTCATCTGGGGAACAGAGGAGGCAGAGACAGCACGGCGCCTGACCTGGGGGGCGGTTCGGGTCAGGGGAGTGAGGCTGCACCCGGAAGTAAGGGGTCGGCCGGAGCCTCGCCAGGCCCAGggtggggagcgggagagggagccCGCAGGGAGACAGGCCGTCCTGGGAACAAGGGGGATCTGTCCGATGacccccaccacctccagcaTGCCCCTGTGACACGCAGCCAGGAAGGAGATGCTGAAACTAGTCCGGGGCAGGCACAGGAAAAATGAAACCTGGGGCCACTCGTCCTTTGCCCTGGCCACTAAACCGCCCAGGGCTTCTGCggagggcacatgcaccccaccCCATGCCCGTCCGGCCAGTCCTTGTGGACAAAGCACTCCAAGGCCCCCAGTGCCCCCACCTGGCAGGAGCCAGCGTCGAAGCCCTTTACCTGGGATGCCGTGTCGACAGGGGCCCGGGAGccagggcagcagcagcaggaacagcaggTAGACCAGAGAGAGGGCGTTGAAGCGGGCCAGGCAAGCTGCGGGGAGAGACGGCAGTTAGCACGGCCACACCGCAGGGCGGCCACACCCCAGACGTCACCCCTGAttgtccccctcaccccccccccgccccccccccccaaataccCCCTGACCCCCCCCAACATCACCCCCGGACATCAAGCCCACCAGTGGTCCCCAGCCCACTGGGCGTCACTGCCCGCATCACTCTAACACCCTGCCCTTGGCACTGTCCCCCGTCACTGCCCCCCGACACTGCCCCCCATCACCTCTCGTCTCCCACCTGGATGCCAGCTCCCTGCGGCCAGAGCAATGCCGCTAACCTGTGACCTGTCACGTCTCAGGATTCACACGCTGTCGTACGGCGTCCCGACAAACACTAGTCACCGGCCGCTCGGAGCCACAGCTCATTCTGCCGCGCGCGACTCGGGCACACGCCGCCCCACCATCCCCTCGGACAAGGAGGCTGACTTCGCGAACttacttttcctcctttttttaaacattttatagtttcaggggcacctgcggggctcagtcggtgaagcgtccgACTcggtttcagctccggtcacgatctcagagtcatgagatcgaggcccgcgtgaggctccgcactcagcagagtctgtgagacactctctctccttctgcccctcccgctcgGGCTGTCTCTCCCTAAAACAAATGAATCTTCAAAAAAcgagtaaaataaaatcttccggCTTCAGCGGACACACAATGCTGCTGGCTGTCGAGTGAGCCTCCCAGCCGCACCCGTGGGGCTCGTGGCCGTCAGCCGGGCTCCTGGCTGCCCCGTGACAGCTGCCCGCGTGCCCACAGCCTGTTCCCGCCTTTTCTCTCACTGTGCCAGAGCAGGGGCTGGCTCCACCAGAACCCAGGCCGTGGAGTCCCCCACAACCCGCCCAACACCCCACCCCACGGCCAGGCCCAGGGTCACAGCAGGGCTGCGCACGCCTATGCCTGCGTGTCCCCTGTCCCACCTGGCCCTGACCAGGCCCTGGTGTGGCAGAGAAGCtgagaggaggaggcagcaggagcCCCAGCGAGGGGGGCAGACCCCTGACCCTGCAGCCTGCGTGGCCACCGTggcccaggcctcagtttccatgtCGCTACAATGGGCTTCACACGACCTGCCTGAGGGCTCCGCAGAAGGGTGAGGCGAGGGGCAGGGCTCGGGGCTGGGACGCTGGTGACCGAGCCCCGGACTGGACGCGGCCTCCTGCCACTGCACGCGCGGCTGCCACCGGCTCACCAGAAGGAAGGTTCGCAGCAACTGCGGATTTTCCTTCTAAAACAAATCCAGCGGATCCGGccccagagggggagggaaaagcattTACGGCAAAGGCTTCTACAGTCCCTTCCAGGGCTGCACTCTCCAGGCCCAGGTTCGGCCTCTCCCCTCGCCACAGTGCCAGCCCTGGCCCATCCCCAGGGAGGGTGGCACCCGCCCGAGCAGCCAGGCGGCGTCTGTCCTCCCCACGGCCCCGCTGCCAGCCACGCATCTGTGTGTCCATTAGTCCTTCGTCCGCCCAACTAACCTGCCCCTGAGGACGGACCTGGCAGGCCGCGGGACACTCTGGGAACACCCGCGGGGGAGAGGGGCTACGCATGGCTGGGGGAGGGCCCCCGGCAcacaggggcggggtggggggcggatgGGGGGGCCCAGGAGGGCAACTGCTGTGCGGGCAGCGGGGAGGCTCCCGGAGGCACCGCACAGCCCGCAGCGGGGCCAGGACCCCTGCCTTCCCTTTCCCTGGGCCTGGCCCGGGAGCGGCCCAAGGCTGGGCCGGGGTCGGGCTTCAGACGTCGCACTCTGGGGACGGGTGGCCGAGCCGGCTGTGCCCTACTGAGAAACGCTTCGTCACTGAACCGCGCGCTTGAACGTGGGGAagacgggggcgcctgggcggtCGGTCAGGGAacggtctgccttcggctcaggtcatgatcctggggtcctgggctggaacccgcactggcctccctgctccggggggagcctgcttccccctctgccccaccccagctcgcgctctcactctcaaaaaaataaaatttttttaaaaatggttaagatgaccAATTTTatgctttgtatctttttttttttttttttcattttatgtgctCTCTACACACGACATGGGGcctgaacttacaaccccgagatccaGACTCACGTGCCTGCTGCCGGGCTGGCTCAGGGGCAGGAACGGGGGACTCTCCACCCTGAGGTCGTGAGCTCAGCCCCACGTGGGGTGTAGGGATTACTccagaatgaataaatacaatttaacaataaaaaagagtTGTGTGtcctaccgactgagccagccaggcgccccatgttctgtgtgttttaccaaaataaacaaacaaccaGCAAGGGCGTCAGAAACTCAAAtccgggggcagggggagcccatctgctgctgctggtggagCCCAAGGCATGTGGCCCTAGTCCTCTCCCCACACCCGGGCTAAGCAGGAGAACGTCTCGGAGAAGCTCATCTGCCCAAAGCAGGAGGTCAGAGACGAAGCGCCAGGGACAGcaaggtcagaggtcagaggtcagagggcCGGGGCGCGGCCGGCGGGGCAGGGACGCCAGGTGACCCCCACCCTGCAGCCCCGAGCCTCTCACTCCTTCCTTCACTCGCGCACCCAGCACGCATGCAGAtggggacacagcaagaaagggggGGTCTGTGCGTGCCCCAGGGGTTGGGTCTCCAGCTCCCCGAGGCACCCCGGGATGTCTGGGGGGCGGCCCGCCCGGCCCGCCCAGAGAAGGCCCGTGAGCCGTCCCTGACTGCTCTTCTGGCATCGGCCCAGCCAGGGAGCTGGTACCCGGCAGGCGGGTGGCGCCCAGACAGCCCTCCTGGATgccaggccggggtgggggcgtGAGCGGGGAACCGTGGCCCGCTGGCTCCCAGCGCTGGCAGGGCAGCGGTGCGGCCGGTGGAAGGGAAGGGGCTCGGGTCCTATTCCCAGCCGACAGCCCTCCCCCTGCtagcaggggctggggacaggccGGGGAGCAGGGGCAGCCTGCTCGGCTGTCCCCCTGTCCAAATGCGGACGGGGAATGTCTCAGAGGCGAAGGACTCCCGTGGAGGTCCAGGCAGGACTTAGGTCCAGGCTCCTGGCTCTGCAGCCAGCGTCCAGGGCTCCGGGCACGCGCCAAGCAGCCATGGAGGCTGCGGTGAAGTGCCTGTCCCTGCAGAGAAGGCCCAGGCATTAGAGTGCTGCCTGGAGGCGGTGGCCTTTCCTCTGGCCTTGAAGACCAGCTAAGACGAGGGGAGATGGGCGGAGGCGCTGGTCACCCCAGGCTAGAGCGGAGAAGACAGGCGTGGAGCTGCAGGGGAGGGAACAGCTGCCCAGGcagctcccacctccccaccagagCGGCCAGTGACCTCATGGGGGAAATATGCCTTTTCCTATGCCAGGAACAataggttgggggtggggagagagagccctgctgggcaggaaaGGGCTCCCTCCTGCCAGGACCCCTCACCCAGAGCACATGCTTAACCCTGTAAATACCCTCGTGGAGCCTGCCGGAGCCCGGAAGTCCTATCCAGCAAGAGCCCCACAGGACCCTTGTCCTGTAGGTGGAGGAACTGGGGTCTGGACAGGGGAGACACAGACCCCTGGTCTCAGCCACCGCCAGGTCAGGAAGGGGAGGCGGAGGGCCAGTAAGCCTGCGGGACCCCACGCGGCCCAGCAAGGACATTCCCTGCAGAGGGCTAGACCCCAAGGTCTCCAGGGAAGACCGCACACACCCCACTCCGCACACGGTTCCTGGAACGTGTCCCCCGAGGCTGGCCTGTGGGTCAGGTGGGCCCAgaccttccccaccccagccctcctgTGGGAAC
The DNA window shown above is from Mustela nigripes isolate SB6536 chromosome 17, MUSNIG.SB6536, whole genome shotgun sequence and carries:
- the LOC132005800 gene encoding collagen alpha-2(I) chain-like, which translates into the protein MPSIGSPDPWTPPGSATLTTGQSRPSAPPPPFSEAIWDRVWLGRLPDISGQGLLDSFRELAVGEGLADCAGPGNSKVGDAGLGLLTPVPWADLLVLIFQEEHSSDGRGGLTARHRGPSARADAGSDWGAKLPEPLIHFGGQALHRSLHGCLARARSPGRWLQSQEPGPKSCLDLHGSPSPLRHSPSAFGQGDSRAGCPCSPACPQPLLAGGGLSAGNRTRAPSLPPAAPLPCQRWEPAGHGSPLTPPPRPGIQEGCLGATRLPGTSSLAGPMPEEQSGTAHGPSLGGPGGPPPRHPGVPRGAGDPTPGARTDPPFLAVSPSACVLGARVKEGVRGSGLQGGGHLASLPRRPRPGPLTSDL